A part of Gemmatimonas groenlandica genomic DNA contains:
- a CDS encoding sensor histidine kinase, whose translation MGDGRSPDDRPSRRGDRAAMTAAAPARADTYRARGWFSLQLAIGWLPVLALYAATMSVVHGVPLARALVVSTRAIVGAALLGVVVLRFVGRTPWPRPVRPGFILLQVCAAIGFSVAWVVLSNIVESIARGAIVLTAPPLVAPFLLLGVWLYVAVAGVSYAVQATDRAAHAEAAAVRAQLAALRGQLNPHFLFNALHSVVHLIPVAPDLAADSAERLAALLRTVLEENRDRVTLQEERAFVSRYVELEQVRFGERLVVQWDVPQEASALFVPAFALQTLVENAVRHGAASRVDPTKITVSAQRNGTTLTLTVADDGAGADLSAPPDSGRTGLRRLRERLDALYGSRAALTCESRPGAGFTARVSLPADDADDVA comes from the coding sequence GTGGGAGACGGCCGTTCTCCGGATGACCGCCCGTCGCGTCGCGGCGACCGCGCCGCGATGACGGCCGCTGCGCCCGCGCGCGCCGACACCTACCGCGCGCGCGGCTGGTTCTCGCTCCAGCTGGCGATCGGCTGGCTGCCCGTGCTCGCGCTCTATGCGGCTACGATGTCCGTGGTGCACGGTGTCCCGCTGGCGCGCGCGCTCGTCGTCTCGACCAGGGCCATCGTTGGCGCGGCGCTGCTTGGTGTGGTCGTACTGCGCTTCGTGGGGCGCACGCCGTGGCCTCGACCGGTCCGACCCGGATTCATCCTGTTGCAGGTGTGCGCGGCCATCGGGTTCTCCGTCGCCTGGGTGGTGCTTTCGAACATTGTGGAGAGCATCGCGCGCGGCGCCATCGTGCTGACCGCACCGCCCTTGGTGGCCCCGTTTCTCCTGCTCGGTGTCTGGCTGTATGTGGCGGTGGCCGGCGTGTCGTACGCCGTGCAGGCGACGGACCGCGCGGCGCACGCCGAGGCGGCTGCCGTGCGCGCGCAACTCGCGGCGCTGCGCGGCCAACTCAATCCGCATTTCCTCTTCAACGCGCTGCACAGTGTCGTTCACCTGATCCCGGTGGCGCCCGATCTTGCGGCTGACAGTGCCGAGCGGTTAGCTGCGCTGCTGCGCACCGTGCTCGAGGAGAACCGTGATCGCGTCACACTCCAGGAAGAGCGCGCGTTCGTATCGCGGTACGTGGAACTCGAACAGGTACGATTTGGCGAGCGACTCGTGGTGCAGTGGGACGTACCGCAGGAGGCGTCTGCGCTGTTCGTACCGGCGTTCGCACTGCAAACGCTGGTCGAGAACGCCGTCCGGCACGGAGCCGCGTCGCGCGTGGACCCCACGAAGATCACGGTGTCAGCGCAGCGGAACGGCACGACGCTTACGCTGACCGTGGCAGACGATGGTGCCGGCGCAGATTTGTCGGCACCCCCGGACAGCGGCCGCACCGGACTGCGCAGGCTGCGCGAACGGCTCGATGCGCTGTACGGCTCACGCGCCGCACTGACGTGTGAGAGTCGTCCTGGAGCAGGCTTCACCGCGCGCGTGTCCTTGCCTGCTGACGATGCGGACGATGTCGCATGA